Proteins encoded by one window of Anguilla rostrata isolate EN2019 chromosome 9, ASM1855537v3, whole genome shotgun sequence:
- the cep126 gene encoding centrosomal protein of 126 kDa isoform X4 — translation MQERSGAALRNSQLLFQNELQEKQRLLEERQINSLQDFQREVGQIGESESLSSLDSLENEGTHHKPAVSLGFTSCSSSENSEVLNCTRPQSPRKHFNSHNNLHRQQNGAVTDSCPPTQDTEEPGEYDKTTLARGEPITERQKPAPVPSHQATPTQRAIGDNVVHPAFLGEPEKAPAGTPWKAWGSPDPTPPEFSWPTQGDVYEQMRTQTDRFRNHTEATQVVLPSSLCSDRDVSGYSSEDPSAISSAVSQTSTDQEASVTKSIERMSHLHKIDLACNAKTSCDKDDCETRNTLTKPSDPCDLTFKRSLKKVNQGHEHEAPTRVALASTSSSASKADSAKSVKGILKKESKYATTCHTKLTFSPADCAITNHFSVSVKDSVEVVKQRERDVEVGKGVKKKLRWFDEVCYHEEEDESKPLQDVQEPGKPSFPPQGKSVSVGHQEGPVQALGLGKTTPAPQVVTPVTPATPVGHHLTKQAWGYGKGLERERGEEARPERGTPRRGRPRGPRRVRSARTRPGPTPPRIRKGVAVRPQSAFEASQVHKGTQGRIIMPRPPPRSTSPDGRPALDSSTVDEGRAPSAAKSMLGDVHGRVGPPAEQRDVPEGYALPLGNSILTTTGGVTITPFPPSYTLSTYETISKATYAVGNGQQDALGGASRRGPLYVERGLNLAQTPTDEEISQLWHGVRSALAPKDGEPRTLAASNGLLSGPSQARANLSHVTIDGGSLISGIKAVTRMGGFFVTTSNATKSTVRRKQSADSTGTKHRALLEQRRVNSGSGMRKPPLPSQTTVQISPLGSKADQIAGALQDEAMTVSESTAQFLLAENLADSSATDEDILAAMETAHAQVQQTVPQQRPQPLGLSMSALSLEEQRLLLSLDHLNYRLQCVQETAAGNASVPNVLQVTAPTNLLFQLGEGQAMAQRRYRANSADSRSRLERRY, via the exons ATGCAGGAGAGGAGCGGGGCTGCGCTGAGGAACAGCCAGCTGCTGTTTCAGAATGAGCTGCAGGAGAAACAGCGCCTTCTAGAGGAGCGGCAGATCAACAGCCTGCAG GACTTTCAACGAGAAGTTGGTCAAATCGGCGAATCGGAGAGCCTGTCCAGTCTGGATAGTTTGGAAAACGAGGGCACCCACCACAAACCAGCAGTGAGCCTCGGATTCACGTCCTGTTCCTCATCAGAGAATTCCGAGGTCCTGAACTGCACCAGACCCCAGTCCCCACGGAAACACTTCAACAGTCATAATAATTTGCACAGGCAACAGAACGGGGCTGTCACAGACTCTTGTCCCCCAACGCAGGATACGGAGGAGCCTGGAGAGTACGATAAGACCACACTGGCCAGAggggagccaatcacagagagacagaaaccaGCCCCTGTTCCAAGTCATcaagccacacccacccaaaGAGCAATAGGGGATAATGTAGTCCACCCAGCATTCCTGGGTGAACCCGAGAAGGCCCCCGCAGGCACGCCCTGGAAAGCATGGGGTAGCCCGGACCCCACGCCCCCTGAATTCTCATGGCCGACTCAAGGGGACGTCTATGAACAGATGAGAACTCAAACGGACAGGTTTAGAAACCACACAGAAGCCACTCAGGTTGTATTGCCCTCCAGCTTGTGCAGTGATAGAGATGTCTCTGGCTACAGCTCTGAAGATCCCAGTGCTATATCAAGTGCTGTGAGTCAGACAAGCACAGATCAGGAGGCTTCTGTCACCAAATCCATTGAAAGGATGAGTCACCTGCATAAGATTGATCTGGCCTGCAATGCTAAGACTAGCTGCGATAAGGATGACTGTGAGACCAGAAACACCCTGACCAAGCCTTCAGACCCTTGTGATCTAACCTTTAAGAGGTCTCTCAAAAAGGTGAACCAAGGTCATGAGCATGAGGCGCCAACTAGAGTAGCCTTAGCTTCCACTTCCAGTTCAGCCTCCAAGGCTGATAGCGCAAAATCCGTTAAAGGGATACTCAAAAAAGAATCAAAATATGCAACCACGTGCCACACCAAGCTAACCTTTTCCCCGGCTGACTGTGCTATAACCAACCACTTCTCGGTGTCCGTCAAGGACAGTGTGGAGGTGgtgaagcagagggagagagatgtggaGGTTGGGAAGGGCGTGAAGAAGAAACTGCGCTGGTTTGATGAAGTGTGCTACcacgaggaggaggatgagagcAAGCCACTCCAGGATGTGCAGGAACCGGGCAAGCCCTCATTCCCTCCTCAGGGTAAAAGTGTCTCAGTGGGACACCAGGAGGGTCCAGTCCAGGCCTTGGGTTTGGGGAAGACAACCCCAGCCCCACAGGTGGTGACGCCCGTGACCCCTGCAACCCCTGTGGGTCATCACTTGACAAAACAGGCATGGGGGTATGGTAAGGGTCTAGAGCGGGAAAGAGGTGAGGAGGCCCGTCCGGAGCGTGGGACCCCACGCAGGGGTCGACCCAGGGGCCCCCGGAGGGTGCGCTCTGCCAGGACCCGGcctggccccaccccacccagaaTCAGGAAGGGCGTGGCAGTGAGGCCACAGTCAGCCTTCGAGGCCAGCCAGGTGCACAAGGGCACCCAGGGGAGGATCATCATGCCCCGCCCTCCGCCTAGATCCACTTCCCCTGATGGCAGGCCAGCCCTGGATTCGAGCACTGTGGATGAGGGGAGGGCACCAAGTGCTGCCAAAAGTATGCTTGGTGATGTCCATGGAAGGGTGGGTCctccagcagagcagagagatgtCCCCGAAGGCTACGCCCTTCCCCTGGGTAACTCCATCCTCACAACTACTGGGGGAGTGACCATCACTCCCTTCCCACCCTCGTACACCCTCTCCACCTATGAAACCATCAGCAAGGCCACCTATGCTGTGGGCAATGGCCAACAGGATGCCTTGGGAGGAGCAAGCAGACGAGGGCCGCTGTATGTAGAGCGTGGCCTCAATCTGGCACAGACTCCCACTGATGAGGAGATCTCCCAGCTGTGGCATGGAGTCCGCAGTGCCTTAGCACCAAAAGATG GTGAACCTCGAACCCTTGCTGCTTCTAATGGCCTGTTATCTGGGCCTTCCCAGGCCCGTGCCAACCTGTCCCATGTCACCATTGACGGTGGCAGCCTGATCAGTGGCATCAAAGCGGTGACAAGGATGGGGGGGTTTTTTGTCACCACTTCCAACG CCACGAAGAGTACGGTTAGAAGGAAACAGAGTGCAGACAGTACTGGGACAAAGCACAGAGCACTTTTGGAGCAGAGGCGGGTGAACTCTGGGTCAGGAATGAGGAAACCACCACTCCCCAGTCAG ACCACTGTGCAGATAAGTCCATTGGGCAGTAAAGCTGACCAGATAGCAGGTGCACTTCAAGATGAAG CTATGACAGTTTCTGAAAGCACAGCCCAGTTCCTGCTGGCAGAGAACCTGGCAGATAGCTCTGCGACGGATGAAGACATCCTGGCCGCCATGGAGACGGcacacgcacaggtgcagcagaCCGTACCGCAACAGCGCCCCCAGCCGCTGGGCCTGAGCATGAGCGCCCTATCTCTGGAGGAGCAGAGACTGCTGCTGTCCCTGGACCACCTCAACtacaggctgcagt GTGTACAGGAGACTGCAGCAGGAAATGCTTCTGTTCCCAATGTCCTGCAGGTCACCGCTCCTACT AACCTGTTGTtccagctgggggaggggcaggccaTGGCCCAGCGGCGCTACCGCGCCAACTCTGCGGACAGCCGCTCCCGCTTGGAGAGGCGATACTGA